The sequence CTCTACCTCGCGCTGGCGCCCTATGGCGGCAATATCGAGGGGGTGCGGGCGGCGAGCCTCGCCTGGTTCGGCAAGGAGCCGCGCCGGCTGACGCTGGCCGAGGCGGCGCTGCTGGTCGCGCTGCCGCAGGCACCGGAGGCGCGCCGGCCCGACCGGCACCCCGAGCGCGCCGACCGCGCCCGCGACAAGGTGCTCGCACGGCTCGCCGAGGCGGGGCTGTTCGGCGCGCCGGAGGCCGAGTTCGCCCGCCGCGCGCCGTTGCAGGCGCGGCGGGTCGACATGCCCATGCTGGCCGCCCATGCGGCCGAGGCGGCCCGGCGCGAGCGGCCGGCGCTGCGGGTCCATCGCCTCGCCATCGACGCGGTGGCTCAGGCAAGGCTGGAGGAACTGGCCGGCGAGCGGGTGCGCGAACTCGGGCCCGGCGTGTCGCTCGCGCTGGTGATGGTGGAGAACGCCAGCGGCGAGGTGCTCGCCCGGGTCAGCGGCGCCGATCCGCTCGACGCCGCCCGGGCCGGCGCGGTCGACCTGACGCGGGCCCAGCGCTCGCCGGGCTCGACGCTCAAGCCGTTCATCTACGGGCTCGCCTTCGAGGACGGCCTCGCCCATCCCGAGACGCTGATCGAGGACCGGCCGGCGCGTTTCGGCGCCTATCGCCCGCGCAATTTCGACCGGGACTATCAGGGCACCGTGTCGGTGAAGCAGGCGCTGCAATTGTCGCTGAACGTGCCGGCGGTGGTGCTGTTGCAGGCGGTCGGCCCGCAGCGCCTCGCCAGCCGGCTTGGCCAGTCCGGATTCGCGCTGAAGCTGCCGCCCGGCGAGGTGCCGGGGCTGGCGGTCGGGCTCGGCGGGGCGGGGATCAGCCTCGACGCGCTGGCCGGGCTCTATGCGGGCGTGGCGGATGGCGGGGTGGCGCATCCGCTGCGCGAGCGCCTCGACAGTCCGGCGACAGGAGGGGAGGGCACGCGCCGGCTCATGAGCGAGGTTGCCGCCTGGTATCTGGTGCAGACGCTTGCCGGCACGCCGGCGCCGCGTAATGAGCGCGCGGGGCGGATCGCCTTCAAGACCGGCACGTCCTTCGGCTACCGCGACGCCTGGGCGGTCGGTTTCGACGGACGCTGGACGGTGGCGGTGTGGGTGGGCCGGCCTGACGGTCAGCCGGTGCCCGGCATGATCGGGCGCGAGGCGGCCGCGCCCATCCTGTTCGATGCGTTCGCGCGGCTGGTCACGAAGCCGGTGCCGTTCGGCCCGGCGCCGCGTGAGGCCATCCTCGCGCGAAACGCCGAACTGCCGCCGCCGCTGCGGCGTTTCGGCCGGATGGCGGGCCAGATCGGCACTGGCGAAGGGCCCCGCATCGCGTTTCCGCCGGACGGGGCCAGCCTCGAGCGCGAAGCGGGCGAGCCGCTGGCGCTGAAAGTGAGCGGCGGCGTGGGCCGCCTGACCGTCTTTGTCGACGGCGTTCCGGCCGGCGAGCCCGCCAGTGCCGCCACATTATTCTGGCGGCCGGCGGGCACGGGGTTCGTTCGCCTGACCGTGATGGACGCTGCGGGATCTTCCGACAGCGTCACTCTTCGTATTCGCGAACCGGCCGGCGTTCCGGCCGGGACGATCAGCGGCCGCTGACGGCGGCGCGGGCGATGTCCTGACGGGTCAGGCCACGCTTGGCGAGGGCGGCGTCCGAAAGGCGGGACAGGGCCTCGTAGCGCTGGGCGATCTGACGGCCTTCGCTGACGGCTTCGAAGAAAGCGGAAACGCCTTCGACGACGCGCGAAAAGAAGTCCGGCGAGGTGTGGCGGGAAAGAGTAACAGTGCTCATCTGAGCCTCCATCGGTATTCTGTATGCCACGAATATAGCCCCCATTTCGCGTTGCGGAAGGTGAAATGCTGCATGGCAGCACTGAATCCGGCGCATGGGTGGAAAGGGGCTGAATCGGCCGATAGCGGCTCAAAAGGAGGAATAAAGGTAATATGTAGCCGTAGACTTGCGCTGGATGCATTATCCGGGGGTGAAACCAGCGTCTGAGGTATGTCTAAATCAGAGGTGGTTTCAGCCGCCCTTGCCGGCAATGGCGGCGTGGATGGCGTGGCAGTGCCGGACGAGATTGGCCTGTCCGGCCACGAAGCCGCGCAGCGGCGTGTCGATCTCATAGAACAGGATGTTGGCGAGGAAGCCGTATATGGCCGCGTCGATGCTGGTCGGGCGGGGGCCGAACACATAGCCCTCGGCGGGGACCAGCCGCGCCAGCACGGCCAGATCGGCCAGCCCGCGCGCATAGGCGGCCTCCGGCGCGTAGCGGCCGATGCCCTGGTAGTGATAGCGCTGCGCGTTGTAGTCGCGCGCCTGCTGCAGCAACTCGTCGGTCAGCTCAGGATGCTCGCGGCGCATGGCGGCCGTGAAGGCGGGCCAGAACGCCGGGTCCTTCCAGCGCGAGAACGACATCACCCAGTAGAGGTCGTCGAGCAGGCGCGTCACCAGCAGCGCCGTGTCGCGCTGGGCCTGCGTCAGCTCGGCATCGAGCTGCACGCCATGCCGGCGCACGAGATGGGCGATGATCGTCTCGCTGTCGCCGATGGTCTCGCCATCGTCGACGATATAGGGCAGTTGCCCGCGCGGCGCGGTCGAGGTGTCGACGACGTGGCGGTGTTCGAAGGGCACCCCGGCCAGCCGGAGAAAGGCGAAGATCTTCAGGCCGTAGCCGTTGTTGTCGGCGACGCCGAACAGTTCGGGATAGGAGTAGAGCGTGATCATGGCCGGGCCCTTCCCGTTCGCTGTGCCGAGGGCCTTTGGTGCCGTTGGAACCGCCGGCGGTCAAGCGGCGCACGTGCGGGGCGCGACGGGCGCACGGCCCGCGTCGGCGGAGGCATCCGGCCGCACCGGCGGTCCGGCCGGGCCGGGGTTGAACGGTGCCGCCGTGCACTGTCATGGAAACTATGCACGAGGGGGTAGACCGCGCCCGTCGCAGGCGCTATATCCCCCGCGTTCGCCGCCGGGATCGCACGACCGGCCGCCGGGTATGTGAAGCCAAGATCTTTGCTTGTGTTTCCAATACCTTCGGTGGGGGATAGTTTAACGGTAGAACTGCGGACTCTGACTCCGTTAGTCCAGGTTCGAATCCTGGTCCCCCAGCCAACCATCTTGCCGGCATCGCCAATTCGCCGGCACTGCCCATCCCCGGAAATGCCCAGACGCGCCGTTGCGGCGGTCATGCCGGCGGTGTGTTCGGGCGGACCGGACTGTTGCGTCAATGCGCAAGGTCCCCGCCCTTCGCCGCGCGCACGGCGTTCGCCGCCTGTGCTGCGGTCATCCCTCTCGCGCCGGCAAGGATGATGTGCACGACAAGTGGCGGCGGGCGTTTCCCGCTTCCGCCGCGCCGGCTCCGATCGCACTATCGACCTGCGGGAACGAGCGGCGATATGAAGGTTGCCGGGGCAGGCGCCGACTCAGGAGGGCGGGCGAATGCCGCGTGGCAAGCGGCGCGTGTGAGGTTTCGGACGGGCGACAAGCCGCGTCGGGTGAAATGACAAGGGCAGGCCTCCGATGGAGAGGAAGAACAAGACCGCGTTCGTGACGGGCGCAACAGGCTTCATTGGCCGTCATCTCGTGGCGCGTCTCCTCAATGAGGGTTGGCAGGTCGTGGCGCTGGTGCGCAGTGCCGACCATGGTCTGGCCGGCGATGGCGTGAGCGTCGTGAGCGGCGACGTTCGTGATGCCGAGGCTGTCCGGCGCGGCTCGGCCGGCGCGGATGTCTTCTTCCATCTGGCCGGGCAGGCATCCGTCGGCGCTGCGGACGAGGCGCCCGCCGAGGCGATACAAATCAACGTCACCGGCACGTTGAACGCCGCAGAAGCCTGTCGGGCCAATGGCATTCGTCGTCTTGTCCATGTGTCCACCATGCATGTGTTCGGCCCGCCCCCGGCTGTCCCCGCCGACAATGAGCGGCCCTTCAACCCGCAAAGCGCCTATGCCTCGGCCAAGCTGGCGGCGGAACGCCTGGCGCTGGCGCAGGGGCGCGCCGCCGGCTTCGACGTCGTCGTGCTGCGTCCGTCGAATGTCTTCGGCCCGGGCCAGTCGCCGCCGGCGGTCGTCGCGGAGTTCGTCGCCCTGGCTGCGCAGGAACGGCCCATCGAGGCCGCCCAGCCGGACGTTCGACGCAGCTTCCTCTACGTGGAGGATCTCATCGACGCCCTGGTCTGTGCGGCGGGCGATCCCGCCGCCGGCGGACTGGCCTTCAATCTGGAGGCGCCCGGAAGCCTGTCGATCGGCGAACTCGCCGGAATGATCGAGACCACCGCCCGATCAATGGCGAGGTCGCCGGACAAGCCTGCCGTTCCACCCGTCCGCAATCTTCCTGCGCTGAAGGACTGGTCGCCCCGCATATCCGTCGAGGACGGGGTGCGCCGGACCCTGTGGGCGAAGACCCGTCCCCAATGGGTCGCGGGCGAGGGGCCCGCGCCGCGGGTTTCGATCGTCATCCCGGTCTATAATGGCGGCGACTATCTCGCCGAGGCCATCGACAGCGCGCTCTGCCAGACCTACCCGAACCTCGAGGTCGTCGTCGTCAATGACGGGTCGTCGGATGGCGGCGCGACGGCGGCCATCGCGGCCGCCTATGGCGACAGGATACGCTACTTCGAAAAGGAAAACGGGGGCGTCGCCAGCGCCCTCAACGTCGCCATTCGCGAGATGGACGGCGAGCTGTTCAGCTGGCTGAGCCATGACGATCTCTACCACCCGACCAAGGTGGCGGCGCAGGTCGACGCCTACCTCGGCTTCGGCAGCCCCTGCCTCGTCTTCTGCGACTACGAGCATGTCTCGGAGACGCTCGAACACCTTTTCACCAGCAATCTCGCTCCCCAACGGCTCGACGAGAGGCCGCTGAACGGTCTGTTCGGCGGCGTGTATAATGGCTGCACCTTCCTGATCCCGCGCGATGTTCTCGTCGAGATGGAAGGCTTCCGCGAGGGCCTGCCGACGACGCAGGACTATGAGCTCTGGTTCCGGATCGCCGGGCGCCTGCCCTTCGTCTACGTGCCGCAGGCTCTCGTGAGGCAGCGCATCCACCCCGCCCAGGGGTCACGTCACATCGGCCATCTCTACGAGTCGGGCCGGCTGATGATGTACATGGTGGACCAGACCCCGCTGCGGGTGATGGAACTCTATGACGGCTCGGCGGAGCGCTTCCTCATCCGGGTGGCGAGCCAGCTGGCGCAATCGCACTACACGGCGCCCGGTGCCGCCTATGCCTCGTTCCGGGCGCGGCAGGCCCTGTTGCGGCATCCGCACCAGATCGTTCTCGTCCTCGCGGAGGGAGCGCTCGCCGGCACGCTGGCCGCCATTGCGCGCCACCAGACGCGGTTTCTTCAGCAGGAATGGCTGATCGTCACGCCCGAGCCGATCGACGGCATCGAGCGCCCGCCCCATGTGGCGATGCTCCACCGGGCGCCGGCGGAGATACCCGAGACCGTGACCGGCGTTGCCGCGCTCGCCAGCCGGGATCTCGTCTATGTCGCCTCGGTGGTGCCGAGCGACGGCGTGCTGCTCTCCCTCGTCGAGGATCTTGTTCTCCGCGGCGCGGCGATGGTCGAGGATACGGCCCCCTCCGGCAGCGCGGGGCCGCAGGGCTGGTTGCTGCGGAGGTCGGTGCACCCGGCGTCCATCCCCGCCGAGATGGCACAGACGCGGGTATCGCCGGCATTTCCCCGCGAGGTGGAGGCGACGCCGGGCGGCATTGTTCTGCCGCCGCCCATCACGGCAAAGGCTCTCGATCGGCTGGCGCGCCCGCTCTCCCGGCTTGTGCTCGATGCGGGACTTCGGCTGTGCCGCCTGCCACCGCTCCGCTCGTTGGGTATCCGGTTCGTTCGTCGGGCTCTCCGTAGGGCACGGCTTGGTCAGGTCCTCGATGTGCAGTGGTATCGAGATACATATCTCGGCGGCAAGGGCTCCAGCCGCGTGGTCTGGCGCGACTATCTCACCTCGGGCTGGCGCGACGGGCGCGCGCCGAATGGCTGGTTCGACCCGGCGTTCTATGTCCAGCAACTGGACGGGGAGGATCGCAACGACCCGCCGCTGATCCACTATCTCGCCAAGGGCGCTCGGGCGGGGCTGGCCCCGCATCCGGTGTTCCAGCTCAATCGTTTCGAGCCGTCGGCCTATATTCCGCCTCCCAGGGGCGCAAGCCTGGGGACCCGGCGCCGGTTCCGCGATGCCGGCGAACGGCAGGCGACAGCGATGCTCACGGAGGCGTTCCGGGAGGACCGTCCCACGATCCTTCTCGTGGTGCATTGCTGGGGCGGGGGAACCTTTACCCATACGCGCGAGCTGTCGTCGGCGCTGGCCCGGCACGCCAATGTGCTCTTCCTCTATGGCGGGGCCGAACAGCCCTTCGTCCTCTCGCCGAAGGCGACCTATCCGGCGGAGGGGCTGGCCTTCGACACGCAAAGCGAGATTCCCGATCTCGTGCGGTTGCTCCGCGCGATCGGCATCGACCATGTCGACGTGCACCACGCCGGCGGCTTCGAGGCGGCACTGGAGCCCGTGCTGGCCGGGTTGGGAACGGCCTTCGACCTGACGCTGGTCGACTACCAGATGATCGCGACCCAGCCTTATCTGACAGGTGCGGACGGGCGCTTCGTGGGGGATGGCGCGCCCGCTCGCGCCCTGCTGCGCGACGAGGTTGTGCCGCTGTACCGGAAGGCGGCGCGGCGGATCGCGATCTCCCGGGACATGGCCCAGCGGCTGCGCACGCTGCGCCCGGAATTCGACGTCGTCTGCGCCGCCCATTGGGGCCGCCCGCCGATCGAGCGCCGCGAAGTGTTCATTCCGAAATTCTGGTGGGACGAACCGCTGCGGGTCCTCGTCTTCGGGCCGATGAACCCGCACAAGGGCCGGGATATCCTGATCCGGGCGGCCGAGGAGGTAACGGCGCGGGGATTGCCGATCGAGTTTCACGTGCTCGGCGATTCCGCGACGACCGCTCGCCTGCCGGCCGTCGACTCGCTGTTCGAGCATGGGTGGTTCTCCGCAGCCACGCTGCTTGAGCGGCTCGGCAGCATCGCGCCGCATGTCGCCTGGTACCCCGCCCAGGTGCCGGAAACCTGGTGCTACGCGCTCGACGACGGCATGATCGCGTCGATGCCGATTGTCGCCAACGCGCTGGGCGCCCTGACGGAGCGGTGCTACGGCCGCCCCGCGACCTGGATGCTGCCCCCCGACTGCGACGCGGCCACGGTGGCCGACCTGCTCGCGGAACTGAGGCGTCGCGTGCTCGACATGCCGCCCGTCTGGCAGCCCGTCGACGGACTGCCGGCGGCCGATAGCTTCTATTTCGACGCCTATCTGGCGCCGGCCCGGCAGAAATGGCGGGAACGGCGAGGGGTGGAGCGGCTTCCGTAGCCGGCTAGCGCCGGCGGCCGGAGCCTGCTGCCGTCGCGCTTCCGTGCGGTCTCAGGCGGGAACGGACGGGGCGAGGCGGGCACCGCGCCGATAGGCGCGTGTAAGCGGAATATGGAGCAGTTCGCCGGCGGTGATGGCCGCCAGCCCGTCCTCGGCCTCCAAAATCCCGCGCGCGGCGGCGTCAGATGGGGGCTTTGCCCGCAAGGCGTGCCGACGCATCAGAATGCCGGCGCCGGGCAGGCCCGAAGGGGAGGTCGGAAACAGCTGGACGGAGGCGGAGGGGCGATGCGTCCCGATCGGGGCTCCCGCACCGTCGGCGCTCTCCCAGTCCACGCAGGTTCCGATGGCTCCGGGAGCGGCGTCCAGCGCCGCCACCGCCTCGGCGACGAGGTCGGGATGCCAGAGGTCGCCATCGGACAGGATGCCGATCAGCTCCCCGCAGGTCTCGGCGATGCCCCGTTCTATCGCCGCGGCCGCGCCGTGGCCGGCGCCGCGAACCGGGCGCACGGCTCGGCCGAAGGCGCGCACCACATCCCGCACGCCGTCGGCGAGGGGCGATCCGTCGGCGACCACCACGATGTCGATATCCGCATAGCTCTGCCGCATCAGGCTCGCCAGCGTGGCGGTGAGCGCGTGCGGGCGGTCATGGCTCACGACGACGAGCGACACACGGGGCGCGCCTGCGGGCCTCGCGGGACGCCAGGCCTCGCCCAGCGGCGCCAGGAGAGGGAGCTTCGCCGCGATCGCCTCAGCGGCGGCAGCGGATTCGGCGCGCTCCTCCTCGGCCGATTCGTGGGAGGCGCCGTAGACGTCCGCCATGAAGCCCGGCCTCGGCGCCGGAAAGGGGGTGTCGCGCAGGGACTTCCGAAGCGCGCGGGCGCGGTCGGGGTAGTGGGCGAGGATATCCGCGAGCTTGTCTGCGGCATCCCCGGTGTCGTCGGGGTTCATCATCGGCGGGCATATGCCGGGATGACGCTCCTGCAGGAACACGCTGGCGCCTGTCCGTTCCGAGAGCAGAACCGGGCAGCCGCTCAGGGTCGCCTCCAGCGCGACGTAGTTGAACGTGTCCGTGCGCGAGGGGATGACGACCACCGAGCGGCCGGAGAAGACATCTGCGCGCAGGGCCTCGTCGGACAGCCTGCCGACATACTCGGCTTCGACTCCGAGCGTTCGCGCCTGTGCCAGCACGTGCTCCGACCAGAGCTGCTGCGGCGACCATTCATTGTCGGGGCCGGTCAGCAGGCATCGGCCGTACTGTGCGCGCGGAACCTGCGCCATCAGCTCGATGAAGAGATCGGGCCCCTTGGCCCGGTCGAGGCGGCCGACATACCAGATGTCCGGCGGCCCCTCGCCGGGAGGCATCGCGTCCGGCGGCGGGAAGGTCTCGATCGTGTCGTGCATGTCGAGCGGTAGTATCGGCAGTTCCGTCGGCCACGTCTGATGCAGTCCGATGTCGGAGATCGTGTACCGGATGTCGGCGGCATTCATCGAACGGCGCTCGGCCGCCTCGATGGCGGAGATCGTCTCCAGATCACGTTCGAAATCATAGGCGTTCCGGCTGCTCACGCTCATCCATCCGAGCAGCGACAGCGCGATGGCGCCTGTCGAGATGCCGAAGGCCGAGAATACCGGACGGATGAGATGGGCGGCCGGAAGGAAGGAGGGGATGTCGACGACGTCGAACCGCGCCCCCTGAATGGCGACGGCGACACCGGCGATCAGCCGCCTGTAGTGAACCGTGGTCCAGTGCCCCTCATGGTCGCCGGGCCAGGCATGCCAGCCACCTTCGATGTCCTGGAAGGCGAATGGATGGGCATTGGCCGGCAACCTGCCCGCGCGCTTCGAGATCAGGTCGGGGCCACGAGAAGGATAGAAGAATTCACTGCCGGGATTGCGCTCGATGATCCGCCGGTAGAATACCTGCCCGCCACCGATGGTGTTGTAGAAATCGAAATCGAGAATCAATACTCGCACGGGATACCCAAGGTTGATTTCTCTATCCTGTTGATAAATAAGCGATGCCGGTGAATCTGTCGAGCGTTGCGCGCGGATGCGTGCCCGTCTAAGAAACGCCGCGACCATCTGGAGCCGACGCCGCCGTGCGCAAACCGCTGATCGTTTTCGATGGTCAGGAAAACCTGTTCGGACGGGCCCTGTTCTGCGTCTCGTCGCTTTATTTCGCCGAGCCGTGGTTCCCGCTCGTCACGGTCCGCTTCATCGACATAGAGAACCCGGACGTGTTGACGGCGCTGGCGGCCGCGCGCTGGGATCTCGGCATCGGGATCGAGGCGTGGGAACGGTCACGATCCTGCCTGACGTCGCCGCTGGCCGGCGCCACGGTCTATGCCGGCGTGGCCTATCGCTCGGCGGCCGGGATGCGGCTGGATGAAGCACGGGCCGGCGGGGTCGCTCCGGTGGTCATGCTTCAGCACCCGGACGCGGAGTGGTTGTCGGCATCGGCGCTGCTGCACGCGGAAATGGCCTTCGATCCGCGTCGTTTCGCCGATCACCTCGGCGCCATGGTGAAGATGCTGTCATGACGGAAGCCGTGCCGCGCGCGTCGACGGAGCTTCAATCCCGTCCCGACACCATTCTCGTCGTCGCCATGCCCAACAGCGTGCACACCGCGCGCTGGCTGAACATGGTGCGCACGCCGCATCTGCGCTTTGTGCTGCTGCCAATCTTCCGGTATCCCCTCAACGAAACGTTGCGCGACTGGAGGCCGGTCGCGACAGCGCGGGATGTCGCGGAACTCGGTGCCGGCGATGTCGGCGTGTTCGATCCCCCCGTCCAGTTCGACCATGCCGCCATCGTGGCGAATGAGCGTATCGGCTACCAGACCTGGATGCCGCACTTCATGGGCACCGGGATTGCCTTCGCCCAGCCGCTGCATCTCATGGAGGCGGTTCGCCGCTTCAGGCCCGCGCTGGTCCACTCGCTGGAAGTGCAGATGGCGGGCTATCTGTGTCTGGCGGGCAAGACGCATTTCGCCGGCGAGTTTCCGCCGTGGCTGCTCTCGAACTGGGGCAGCGACACCTATCTGTACCGGAAGCTCGAAGACCATCAGCCGAGATTGCAGCAGGTGGCGCGGTCCATCGACGCCTATCTCGCGGAGTGTCGCCGCGATTGCGCAGCCCTGAAGCAGATGGGCTTCGACGGCATCCTTCTGCCGCCGGTGCCGGCCTCGGGCGGCATGGATATCGAGCATCTCGCGGCGACCATGGACCTGCCCGCGCCCTCCACCCGCCGGGAGATACTGGTGAAGGGCTATCATGGCTGGTCGGGCCGGGCGCTGCACATTCTGGCGGCCATCCGCATGGCCGCGCCCGCGCTGCGTGGCTTCACGATCCGTGTCATTCACGCGCCGCAGGAAGTTCATGCCGTCGCGCTGCGGCTTGCCGCCGAGACGGGTCTCGATATCGTCAACGACCCCTATCTGGCCTCCCACGAAGATGCGCTCAGGCGGGTCGCCCGCGCGCGCATGACGATCGGCTGCGGCATCTCCGACGGGATCTCCACCACCTTGCTGGAGGCGATGATGGTCGGCAGCTTCCCGATCCAGTCGAACACCTCGTGCGGCGAGGAATGGGTGGAGAACGGGCGGACGGGAATTCTCTATTCGCCGCACGACATCGCGGCCCTTGCACAGGCGATCGAGCGCGCGGCGAGCGACGACGCGCTGGTCGACGCGGCGGCGTCTACGAACCGGCGAACGGTCGAGGAGCGCTGGAATGTCGGCATCAACGGGCCGGCGATGGTCCAGCGCTACCGGGTTCTGATCGACACCTTCGCCGCGCGGGCTCGCGCATGAACCCGTCGGCGTCCGAGCGGGCGGAAGCCTCGATCATCGTCCCGGGAGCGGCCGACGGCGCCGGAATCGTCGCCACGGTTCGCGCCCTGCTGGGGCAGAGCGTGGCGGTCGAGGTGATCGCGGTCTGCGACGCCGACGGCGCGCGGGCCTTGCAGGACGCGCCGCAACTGGGCGGCTCGCCCCTCCTCGTCATCGTGCCGGTGCCTTCCGGCAGCCCGCTGGCGGAACAGGTCGTCGCGGGCTGGGAGCAGGTGCGCGGCACCTATCTTGGCGTCGTGTGCGCGGGCACCAGGCTGCATCCGCGTCACGTCGAGCTGATGCTGGCGGCGGCCGGCGAGCAGCCTTCGGCCGGCGGCGTCTGCATCCGGGACCCGGCCTCCGCCGCTCTTCCGGGCAGTTGGGTCCGGCCGGACGCTGTCCGTCTTCAGGGATTCGCGCCCCTGCTCGCGGGCACGCTGGTTGCCGAAAGCCTGCTGGCGCGTGTGACGACGCTTCGCGCCTGCGGCGGTCCGTTGGCCGACTCGGGCGAGGGCTGCCTGTTCGATCTCGCCTTCCGTCTGGCGATGGAGGCGGGGCTGGGCCCTGTCGATCTGCCCGCACTGACGCGGCCGACCTTCCACGTTCCGCCGATGGATGCGGCGGGATCGGACGCGCTGCTGGCCCGCCGGCTGGCGGAGGCCGCGGAGCGCGGCCGGCTGGAGACTCCCGTCCTGTTCGAACTGCACGCCGCGACGCGGTCATGGCCGCTCACCCATCGCGCGGCGTGTGAAGCGGTCGATGCCGCCGTGGCGCGGCTGTCGGTGGCTGTGGGCGTCCTCGGCGTCCCGCCGGGCGGTGCCGATGGCCGTGGGATCGAGCGCTCCGGGGTGCGCCTCGTCCCTCTCGGCCGTCGCACGTCGCCGCTCGATGCGCTGAAATCGCTGGCGGAACAGGCGCCGGGTACGGACTATTTGTTGCTCGCGGAGATGGCTCCTCCGGACTCGGACAGCCTCGCCGGCCTGCTCCTGCGCAGCGAGGCGGCGGGGATGGACGCCTGCCTCCCGGTGGCGGATGACGGCCTGCTGCATCCCGCCCCGGCGAAAGGCCTGATCGTCGGAACGCTCTTCCGGGCCCGGACCCTTGCCGGCGTGCTGGCGTCGGGTGGGTTTGCCGACGAATTGGGCTTCTGGGCGCGATTCGCACGCGTCGGCGTCATCGACGCCCTCGACATCGCCGCGCCGACTCCGCTCGCAGCCGGCGAGGGCGCCTTCGTCCTGCTGGCGCCCCACAACGGCATGGGCGTGGAGACGGCACGCCGGAAGCGCGGGCGGCTGCGGCGATTCATGCGCCGATGGACGAGCGCCAAGGCCTACAGGGAGGCCTTCGGCCGGCTCGCG comes from Ancylobacter sp. TS-1 and encodes:
- a CDS encoding glycosyltransferase; protein product: MTEAVPRASTELQSRPDTILVVAMPNSVHTARWLNMVRTPHLRFVLLPIFRYPLNETLRDWRPVATARDVAELGAGDVGVFDPPVQFDHAAIVANERIGYQTWMPHFMGTGIAFAQPLHLMEAVRRFRPALVHSLEVQMAGYLCLAGKTHFAGEFPPWLLSNWGSDTYLYRKLEDHQPRLQQVARSIDAYLAECRRDCAALKQMGFDGILLPPVPASGGMDIEHLAATMDLPAPSTRREILVKGYHGWSGRALHILAAIRMAAPALRGFTIRVIHAPQEVHAVALRLAAETGLDIVNDPYLASHEDALRRVARARMTIGCGISDGISTTLLEAMMVGSFPIQSNTSCGEEWVENGRTGILYSPHDIAALAQAIERAASDDALVDAAASTNRRTVEERWNVGINGPAMVQRYRVLIDTFAARARA